A window from Treponema sp. J25 encodes these proteins:
- a CDS encoding alpha-glucosidase/alpha-galactosidase: MKLSIIGAGSVRYALKLIGDLAKTPELASKKPEICLMDINEARLEAAFVLARRYCDELDAPITITRTLSLEEAVEGASYVINTVLAYPTTKEHDGFTSWEKLVAVGEKHGYYRGVDAQEFNMVSTYTYALCSYYDLKVALSVARAMEQKSPRGVILQTGNPVFEITQLLRRSSPVETIGFCHGHGGVQEVCRALGLPFEEVDWQVAGVNHGIWLNRFMYQGKNAYPLLDRWIQEKLPSWRSTGPWDIQMSPAVMDMYQFYGLLPIGDTCRNGSWKYNYNLKTKKKWFGSFGSIDNEIERPKLHRGLRAAKERLLRIAQEVRSDSSIRVTERWPDIFPREALSGEQQILFILGRETEKAQRLVLNLPNEGTIQGIPDDVVVEIPVMVERSGIHREPIEPALPRRIITMYLMPRILRMEWALEAFTTGDRRVLEEILIRDPRTRSYEQVQKVWDAIFALPFHEELRQHFHVSKK, translated from the coding sequence ATGAAACTGAGCATCATTGGAGCGGGTAGTGTGCGCTATGCGCTTAAGTTGATTGGAGACCTGGCAAAAACGCCGGAACTCGCCTCGAAAAAGCCTGAGATCTGTCTCATGGACATAAACGAGGCGCGACTTGAGGCGGCCTTTGTTCTGGCCCGGCGCTACTGTGACGAACTGGATGCACCGATCACTATCACTAGGACCCTTTCCTTGGAAGAAGCGGTGGAAGGGGCGTCCTATGTGATAAATACGGTTCTCGCCTATCCCACCACGAAAGAGCATGATGGTTTTACTTCCTGGGAAAAATTAGTGGCGGTGGGGGAAAAACACGGCTACTATCGGGGGGTGGATGCCCAGGAATTCAACATGGTATCCACCTACACCTATGCCCTGTGTAGTTATTACGATCTCAAGGTAGCCCTATCGGTGGCTCGAGCCATGGAGCAAAAAAGCCCCCGGGGCGTTATCCTTCAGACGGGGAACCCCGTTTTTGAGATTACCCAACTGTTGCGCCGCTCTTCGCCGGTGGAAACCATTGGTTTCTGCCATGGTCATGGAGGGGTCCAGGAGGTTTGCCGGGCCCTGGGGCTCCCCTTTGAGGAAGTGGACTGGCAGGTCGCGGGGGTGAATCACGGGATCTGGCTTAATCGTTTCATGTATCAGGGGAAGAATGCCTACCCTCTGCTGGACCGATGGATCCAGGAAAAGCTCCCTTCCTGGCGATCTACCGGTCCCTGGGATATTCAGATGAGTCCCGCCGTGATGGACATGTATCAGTTTTATGGGCTCCTTCCTATCGGGGATACCTGTCGTAATGGAAGCTGGAAGTATAACTATAATCTTAAAACAAAAAAGAAGTGGTTTGGATCTTTTGGAAGCATCGATAATGAGATTGAGCGACCAAAACTTCATCGAGGGCTCCGGGCCGCAAAAGAGCGGTTGCTTCGGATTGCCCAGGAGGTTCGTTCTGATTCCTCTATACGGGTCACGGAACGGTGGCCCGATATCTTCCCCAGGGAAGCCTTAAGTGGCGAGCAGCAAATCCTCTTTATTCTGGGGCGAGAAACGGAAAAAGCCCAGCGGCTTGTCCTCAATCTTCCTAACGAAGGAACCATTCAGGGAATTCCCGATGATGTGGTGGTGGAAATACCGGTGATGGTCGAAAGGTCCGGAATCCACCGCGAACCGATTGAACCGGCCCTTCCTCGTCGTATCATTACCATGTACCTTATGCCCCGCATTCTGCGAATGGAATGGGCCCTGGAAGCCTTTACCACCGGCGATCGACGGGTGCTGGAGGAAATCCTTATTCGAGATCCCCGGACCCGTTCCTATGAACAGGTGCAGAAGGTCTGGGATGCAATCTTTGCGCTTCCCTTCCACGAAGAACTACGGCAACATTTTCACGTTTCCAAAAAATAG
- a CDS encoding glycoside hydrolase family 3 N-terminal domain-containing protein, which yields MTKQTEGSQNHQERIQALIREMSLEEKMGLMIHRARGIPRLGIPDYNWWNEALHGVANNGESTVFPQAIALGATFDPDLVHRVATAISLEARAKFNAVGKHQADRYHRGLTFWAPNINIFRDPRWGRGQETYGEDPYLTSQLGTSFVRGIQGDDPYYLRAAACAKHYAVHSGPEGLRHTFDARVSPKDLEETYLPAFKALVQAGVESVMGAYNRVNGEPACGSPFLLQKKLRGEWGFTGHVVSDCWAICDFHKNHRVTADVLESIALALKTGCDLNCGDAYRSLAEALEKGYISEEDIDRAVGRLLTTLDKLGLIHDDGPYQKISLSQIDWNVHGKLALEAAEKSLVLLKNNGILPLKKENLSYIYVTGPNATNIDALLGNYAGVSSKLKTVLEGIVEAAGPEITVCYKKGCPLAEKRINPNDWASGVTKYADVTIAVMGRDISVEGEEGDAILSPTYGDFEDLNLSEEQLNYLRRLKEGGKPLVVVLLGGAPICSPELHELADAILMAWYPGQAGGDAVARVLFGKTNPSGKLPVTFPRSVHQLPPFEDYSMRGRTYRYMEESPLYPFGFGLSYTRMGIQKLQAAWSGDGRKELDLAVSVKNEGPLAGEEVLQVYYHWSDAPFPVPRWSLVAFKRCTLAQGEQKEVRYQIPFEQLACIDPEGHRVLPKGTIEIYVGFASPGNRAQELGAPEGRLIHIQCP from the coding sequence ATGACAAAACAGACAGAAGGCTCTCAGAACCATCAAGAACGGATACAGGCGTTGATCCGTGAGATGAGTCTCGAAGAAAAGATGGGGCTCATGATCCACCGAGCGCGGGGGATTCCCCGCCTGGGAATCCCCGATTACAACTGGTGGAACGAGGCTCTCCACGGGGTGGCAAACAACGGGGAGTCCACGGTTTTTCCCCAGGCTATAGCCCTGGGGGCCACCTTTGATCCCGACCTGGTGCATCGGGTGGCCACGGCGATTTCCCTGGAAGCCCGGGCAAAGTTCAACGCCGTGGGAAAACATCAGGCAGATAGATACCATCGGGGACTTACCTTTTGGGCCCCCAACATCAACATCTTTCGGGATCCCCGCTGGGGACGGGGGCAGGAGACCTATGGGGAGGACCCCTACCTGACAAGCCAGTTAGGAACCTCCTTTGTACGGGGTATCCAGGGGGATGATCCCTATTACCTCAGGGCCGCAGCCTGTGCCAAGCACTATGCGGTCCACTCCGGCCCTGAAGGGTTACGGCATACCTTTGACGCCCGGGTAAGCCCAAAGGATCTGGAAGAAACCTACCTCCCCGCCTTTAAAGCCCTGGTCCAAGCAGGGGTGGAAAGCGTCATGGGGGCCTATAACCGGGTGAATGGGGAACCCGCCTGTGGGAGTCCCTTCCTTTTGCAGAAAAAGCTCCGGGGGGAATGGGGATTTACCGGCCACGTCGTATCCGATTGCTGGGCGATTTGTGATTTCCATAAGAACCACAGGGTAACCGCCGATGTGCTTGAATCGATCGCCCTGGCTCTTAAAACCGGCTGTGACCTAAACTGTGGCGATGCCTATCGATCCCTGGCGGAGGCCCTGGAAAAGGGGTATATCAGCGAGGAGGATATTGATCGGGCGGTTGGCCGGCTTCTTACTACCCTTGATAAATTGGGCCTTATCCATGACGATGGACCCTATCAGAAGATTAGCCTTTCCCAGATCGATTGGAATGTCCATGGGAAGCTGGCGTTAGAGGCGGCAGAAAAATCCCTGGTCCTGCTAAAAAATAATGGGATTCTCCCCTTAAAGAAGGAAAACCTCTCATATATCTATGTTACCGGTCCTAATGCCACCAATATCGATGCCCTCCTGGGTAACTATGCGGGGGTTTCCTCAAAGCTCAAGACTGTACTGGAAGGTATTGTGGAAGCGGCGGGCCCTGAAATTACGGTTTGCTACAAGAAGGGGTGTCCCCTGGCGGAAAAACGGATTAACCCCAATGACTGGGCCAGCGGGGTCACCAAGTACGCCGATGTCACCATTGCGGTGATGGGGCGGGATATCAGTGTAGAGGGGGAAGAGGGGGATGCCATCCTTTCGCCCACCTATGGCGATTTTGAAGACCTTAATCTTAGCGAAGAGCAACTCAATTACTTACGGCGCCTGAAAGAAGGGGGAAAACCCCTGGTGGTGGTTCTCCTGGGGGGGGCTCCTATTTGTTCTCCGGAGCTTCACGAACTGGCCGATGCGATTCTTATGGCCTGGTATCCCGGACAGGCGGGGGGCGATGCGGTAGCCCGGGTCCTCTTTGGAAAAACAAACCCTTCTGGCAAGCTTCCCGTAACTTTCCCGCGCTCGGTACATCAGCTTCCCCCCTTTGAAGATTATTCCATGCGGGGCAGAACCTATCGATACATGGAAGAAAGTCCCCTGTATCCCTTTGGCTTTGGGTTAAGTTATACCAGGATGGGTATACAAAAGCTGCAGGCCGCGTGGTCCGGCGATGGCCGAAAAGAACTGGATCTTGCTGTTTCTGTCAAGAATGAAGGGCCCCTGGCGGGGGAGGAGGTGCTCCAGGTGTACTATCACTGGAGTGATGCCCCCTTCCCGGTTCCCCGCTGGTCCCTGGTGGCTTTTAAGCGGTGTACCCTTGCTCAGGGTGAACAAAAAGAGGTGCGGTACCAGATTCCCTTTGAACAGCTTGCCTGTATTGACCCTGAAGGCCATAGGGTGTTGCCAAAGGGAACTATCGAAATTTATGTAGGTTTTGCTTCCCCGGGGAATCGGGCCCAGGAACTCGGAGCCCCTGAAGGGAGGCTCATTCACATACAATGCCCGTAG
- a CDS encoding alpha-glucuronidase: protein MNTYSRCWLDYENPYLKKGSYTIFREQIQKDIAFYAIDPSLENTETGRVLTKEVGNFFSRFFEYSLTKVPKSGNRTLSLGLFSWPEVQKLLEGVPLPKYPEAFMIRYVSPEKGLVVGAKDPKGLVYGVFRLFSLLQQGISYTTLTLIEEPRNPLRILNHWDNLDGSVERGYAGRSIFFENNKITDDTDRLTDYARLLASIGINGVVINNVNVKERAPFLLTGEYLPDLVRLAQLFRPYGVRLYLSVNFMSPVIVGGLDTADPLEERVQRWWQERAAVLYKAIPDFGGFLVKADSEYNPGPHTYGRSQSEGANMLARALRPHGGLLIWRAFVYKLQDWRDRTIDRARAAYDIFHPLDGDFDDNVILQIKNGPLDFQVREPVAPLFGTMEKTNQILELQITQEYTGHQIDLCYLAPQWQEILSFDPHIEGKPATVASIVSGSTWGRPHGGMAAVANIGRDANWTGHWLAQANWYAFGRLAWDPTLSAQTIAQEWVRRTLSNDESMVNRVVAILQKSWPVYEKYTTPYGLGWMVTPGTHYGPSPEGYEYSIWGTYHRATHTEIGVDRTSTGTGYTTQYRPYWRDRYDKRETCPEELILFFHRLPYTYVMKNGKTLIQNYYDAHFEGYEEMRALQEEWNRLEGSVDPVVFTEVQQRFVQQEENARQWRDVINSFFYRKSGIPDEKGRPIY, encoded by the coding sequence ATGAATACCTATTCTCGGTGCTGGCTTGATTATGAAAATCCCTATCTTAAAAAGGGTAGCTATACGATTTTCCGGGAACAAATTCAGAAAGACATAGCCTTTTATGCTATCGATCCTTCGTTGGAAAACACAGAAACAGGCCGGGTGCTGACCAAAGAGGTGGGAAACTTTTTTTCCCGCTTTTTTGAGTATTCCCTTACCAAGGTCCCGAAATCTGGCAATCGGACCCTCTCTCTTGGCCTTTTTTCGTGGCCCGAGGTCCAGAAGCTTTTGGAGGGAGTTCCTCTTCCAAAGTATCCTGAAGCTTTTATGATTAGATATGTCTCCCCGGAGAAGGGCTTGGTCGTTGGGGCTAAGGACCCCAAAGGCCTCGTGTATGGGGTGTTTCGCCTCTTTTCGCTCCTGCAACAGGGGATCTCGTATACTACCCTTACCCTTATCGAAGAACCCCGAAATCCCCTGCGAATACTTAACCACTGGGATAACCTGGATGGTTCTGTAGAACGGGGATATGCGGGGCGTTCTATTTTCTTTGAAAATAACAAGATCACCGATGATACGGATCGATTAACCGACTATGCCCGCCTTCTTGCATCGATAGGAATAAACGGGGTGGTCATCAACAATGTGAATGTAAAAGAGCGGGCGCCCTTTCTGCTCACCGGAGAATACCTGCCGGATCTGGTCCGTTTGGCTCAACTGTTCCGCCCCTATGGGGTGCGGTTGTATCTAAGCGTTAATTTCATGAGCCCCGTCATTGTGGGAGGTCTCGATACGGCGGACCCTCTGGAAGAACGGGTGCAACGATGGTGGCAAGAACGGGCAGCGGTCCTTTATAAAGCTATCCCCGATTTTGGGGGTTTTCTGGTTAAGGCCGACTCGGAGTATAACCCGGGGCCCCACACCTATGGTCGTTCCCAGTCAGAGGGGGCCAATATGCTTGCCCGGGCCCTGCGTCCCCATGGGGGGCTGCTTATTTGGCGGGCCTTTGTGTATAAGCTTCAGGATTGGCGGGATAGAACCATTGATCGGGCCCGGGCGGCCTACGATATTTTTCATCCCCTGGATGGGGATTTTGATGATAATGTAATCCTCCAGATTAAGAATGGTCCCCTGGATTTTCAGGTTCGAGAGCCCGTGGCGCCCCTGTTTGGGACTATGGAAAAAACGAACCAGATCCTCGAACTGCAGATTACCCAGGAATACACGGGGCACCAGATCGATCTCTGTTACCTGGCTCCCCAATGGCAGGAGATACTTTCCTTCGATCCCCATATTGAAGGAAAGCCCGCAACGGTGGCTTCTATTGTCAGTGGTTCTACCTGGGGCCGGCCCCATGGAGGAATGGCGGCGGTGGCAAACATTGGGCGAGATGCTAATTGGACAGGCCACTGGCTTGCCCAGGCCAATTGGTATGCCTTTGGGCGCCTTGCCTGGGATCCTACCCTTTCTGCTCAAACCATTGCCCAGGAGTGGGTACGGCGCACCCTGAGTAATGATGAATCCATGGTGAATCGGGTGGTTGCGATACTCCAGAAATCCTGGCCGGTCTATGAAAAATATACCACCCCCTATGGACTGGGGTGGATGGTAACTCCGGGGACCCATTATGGCCCGAGTCCCGAGGGCTATGAATATTCGATCTGGGGAACCTACCATCGGGCTACCCACACAGAAATTGGGGTTGATAGGACAAGTACCGGTACGGGGTACACAACCCAGTATCGCCCCTACTGGCGGGATAGATATGATAAGCGGGAGACCTGTCCAGAGGAACTTATTTTGTTCTTCCATAGGCTTCCCTATACCTATGTGATGAAAAACGGCAAGACCCTCATTCAAAACTACTACGATGCCCACTTTGAAGGTTATGAGGAAATGCGGGCCCTTCAGGAAGAGTGGAACCGTTTAGAAGGCTCTGTTGATCCGGTTGTCTTTACCGAAGTACAGCAACGTTTTGTGCAGCAGGAGGAAAATGCCCGGCAATGGCGGGATGTGATTAACAGCTTTTTCTACCGAAAAAGTGGCATCCCCGATGAAAAGGGGCGGCCCATTTATTAA